GCGCAGCCCGGCTGGGAGCCCACGCAGCTGCCCGAGGGGGTGGCCGAGCAGCTCTGGGCCACGCTGCGGACGACCGGCCGGATGCTCTACCGCTCCGCGCCGTGCGGCGTGGTCAGCGTGGCGCCCGGGCACGGGCGCGTGGCACTGCGCCGTCCCCCCGACGGCACCGGCACCGTCGTCCTCACCGGTGCCCCGCTGGAGCTGCTGCTGCACGCCTTCGGCCGTGAGCGGGTCGCCCAGGTCGGGACCGAGGGCGAGGACCGGGACGTGGAGGCGTTGGCCGCGCACCGCCGCAGCGCCTGACGCCCCTCCGCCCCGGGCACGAGGGCGCAGGTTCGGTCACACTGGACCCATGACCAGCGCCCGTGAGCACGCCCGTGCGGCCGGCCACGTCGTGTGGGACCCGCTGCGGGAGGAGATCAGCACCAGCGCCACGCGCACCAGGCTGCGCCGGCTGCGCGCCCGTGCCTGGCTCATCCTGCAGGCGGCGACCGGCGCCGTCCTGGCGTGGTTCATCGCCCACGACCTCCTGGGCCACGCCCTGCCCTTCTTCGCCCCCATCACCGCGATGGTCTGCCTGGGCCTGACCTACGGCGACCGGGTGCGGCGGATCGCCGAGCTCACCGTAGGGGTCGCCATCGGGGTGGCCATCGGCGACGTCTTCGTGCACGCCTTCGGCACCGGGCTGTGGCAGATCTTCGCGGTCTGCGTGGTGGCCATGGCCCTGGCGGTCCTGGCCGGCGCGGGGCAGCTGCTCATGATGCAGGCCGGCATCCAGGGCGTCATCATCACCACCCTGGTGGCCGGCGACGGCGAGGCGTTCAGCCGGTGGCTGGACGCTGCGGTGGGCGGGTCGGTGGCGCTGGTCATCGCGATGCTGGCGCCCATGCGCTCGACGACCAAGCGGCCGCGGGAGCGCATCATCGCGCTCGTGGGGCACCTCGCCGAGGTGCTCACCGACACCACCCAGGCGCTGCGCAACCGGGACGAGGCGCGGGCCACCCAGGCGTTGGCGACGGCGCGGGGGCTGTCCACCGAGCTCGTGGCCCTGCAGGACGCGACGGCGGAGGCGGCGGCGGCGGCCCGGCTGGCGCCGCTGTTGTCGGGGGTGCACCGCGCCGAGGTGCTGGAGATCAAGGCCCTGCTGCAGCCGCTGGACCTGGCCATCCGCAACGTCCGGGTGCTCGCACGGCGCGCGGAGTCGGCCGTCGGCAACCAGGAGTTCGTGCCGGACTCCTACACCGACATGGTCGAGGGGCTCGCCGAGGCCGCCGCGGTGCTGCAGGAGCAGCTCACCCGTCGGGAACCCCTCGGCGCCGCCCAGGAGGACCTGGTGCACCTGGCCCGGCAGTCCACCTGGGGGCACTCCCGGGCGGGGCTGTCCGCGGAGGTCCTCCGGGCCCAGGTGCGCTCGACCGTCGTCGACCTGCTGGTCCTCTCGGGGATGACCTTGCAGGAGGCGCGGCGCCGGGTGCCGCCCACCCGCGACGAGATGGACCCGGCCGGCTGAGCCGTGCCGGGGCGCCTCGGGCGCCGCGGGTGCTCAGCGGTGGTGGTGCTCCACGAGGGCGGCCAGGCGCGCGGCCTCCTGCTGCGCCCGCCGGCCGTCCGCACGCTGGATCGCCATCACCGCCAGCTCCTCGGTGTCGTCCAGCTCGAGCACGACCCAGGGCGAGCCGCCGGAGAACCCGACATTCACCACCTGGGCCCAGTCCAGCTCGCGCCGCTGCACGAGGTTGACCACGACGAGGCCGGTGCGGCTCGGCAGCGCCCGGATGCGGGCATACCTCCACAGGAACGCCCCCATGGCGAGCCCGAAGCCGGCGATGAAGGCGCGGTTGAGCACCGACATCGCCGTGCCGGACCCGGTGTACGACGGACCGACGAGGGCGATCAGACCGAAGACGACGACCGAGGCGACCGCGGCCACCCCGGCCACCCGCGCGCCGGTGACCGGACGGAACGGCGCGTAGGGGTCCCCCTGCCCGCTCACGGACGCGCCCCCTGCGCGTCGTGCGCGTCCTGCGGAGGTGCCCCACCGGTCACGGCCTCCTGCGGCGCCTCGTCCCGGGCGGCCGCGCGCCAGACCACGAAGCCCCACAGGACGAGGCCGCCGTACACGGCGTACATGACCGCGGACGGGTAGTAGCCCGAGTGCCACAGGAGCGGGACGCCGACGAGGTCGACCGCGATCCAGACCAGCCAGAAGTCGACCCAGCCCCGGGCCATGGCGTAGGTCGCCAGCATCGACCCGACGAAGATCCAGGCATCGGTCCAGTAGTACCAGCGCGGGGCCGGCCAGCCCGCGCCCACCTGGGCGAAGACCGCCTGCGCGAGGACGACGAGCAGCGCCGCCGCCACGAGGTATGCCGTCCGCTCGACCCGGGTGGCCCAGCGCGGGGTGATGGCGGGGGCACCCTTGGCGCGCCCCCGGCGGGAGCGTTGCCACCGCCACCAGCCGTAGACGCTGGTCGCGATGAAGAAGACCTGCCGGGCGGCCTGGCCGAAGAGGCTGTGCTCCTGGGGGTTGGCGAACCAGACGCCCATGAAGACGGTGAAGAGCAGCAGGTTGCCGACGATGCCGACCGGCCAGGCCCAGACGGTGCGGCGCATGCCGAGGATGGCCGAGGCAAAGCCGAAGCCGTTGCCCACCACCTCGCGCCAGGCGATGCTCTGGCCGAGCACGGTGAGCTCGGCGTAGAAGAGGTCGTTCCAGGTGTCCACGGCCGGCGACCCTCGTCAGCCGCAGAGGTGGCGTCGGGCGAGGTCCCGCAGGTCGGCGATCGCCGCCGGCACGTCGTCGGCGCCGTAGACGGCCGACCCGGCGACGAAGACGTCGGCTCCGGCCTCGGCGCAGCGGCCGACGGTCTCGGCGGAGACGCCGCCGTCGACCTGCACCCAGATCTCGGTCCCCCGGCGTCGGACCGCCTCCCGCACGGCACGCACCTTGGCGAGCTGGTCGTCCATGAGGGACTGCCCGCCGAAGCCGGGCTCCACGGTCATGACGAGCACCATGTCCACCTCGTCCAGCAGCTCCTCGTGGGGCGCGAACGGCGTGCCGGGCTTGAGCGCGACGGCGGCGCGGGCACCGGCGGCGCGGATGGACCGTGCGGTCGCCACCGGGTCGCCCGCGGCCTCCACGTGGAAGGTCACCGACCGGGCGCCGGCCTCGGCGTAGTCGGCCGCCCAGCGGTCGGGGTCCTCGATCATGAGGTGGCAGTCCAGCGGCACCGGGCTCACCCGCGCCAACGCCTCGACCACCGGCAGGCCCAGGGTGAGGTTGGGCACGAAGTGGTTGTCCATGACGTCGACGTGGGCCCAGTCCGCGCTCCCGATCCGCTCCAGCTCGGTCGCGAGGTGGGCGAAGTCGGAGGCGAGGATCGACGGGCTGATCCGGGGCGTGAGGGGCGAGGGTGAGGACACGGGATCAGCCTAACGAGCGTCCGGGCACCCGCAGCAGGGCCACGAACATCCCGTCGGTGCCGTGCAGGTGGGGCCACAGCTGGGCCCACGGCCCCGGGCCGAGGTCGGTCAGGGGATTCCCGGACCGGTCCCGCAGCCACGGCCGCACGTCGACCTGCTCCACCCCCGGGTGCCGCTTGAGGACGTCCCGGACGACGAGCTCGGTCTCGGCCAGGTGCGGCGAGCAGGTGGCGTACGCCACGAGCCCGCCGGGCCGGGTGGCCCGCAGGGCGGAGTCGAGCAGGGCCCGCTGAAGCGGACCGAGGGTGGTGAGGTCCTGGGGGCTGCGGCGCCAGCGCGCCTCCGGGCGTCGGCGCAACGCCCCGAGCCCGGTGCACGGGGCGTCGACGAGGACACGGTCGTAGGTCTGCGGCTGGGCCGTCCCGATCTCCCGCCCGTCACCGACGGTGACGTCCACCTGCGCCCCGCCGTGCACGGGCCCGACGAGGGTGTGCCGCACCAGCTCGGCGCGGTGCTCGCTGACCTCGTTGGCCCGCAGCCGTGCTCCGGCCCCCGCAGCGAGGGCCGCGAGCAGCCCCGCCTTGCCGCCGGGGCCGGCGCACAGGTCGAGCCACTGCTGGTCCGAGCCCTCCAGCGGCGCCGAGGCCAGGGCGAGGGTCAGCAGCTGGGAGCCGGCGTCCTGCACCGCGGCCCGGCCCTCGCGGACGGATCCCAGCGCTCCGGGGTCGCCCTGGGGCAGCACCCAGGCGGTCGGTGCGACCGGGGCCGGCGTGGCGCCGGCGTCCTCCAGCTCCTGCTCGGCGCCCAGGCCCGGACGCGCCACCAGCGTGAGCGGGCCGGGGGTGTTGTGCGCGGACAGCAGGGGCGCCAGCTCCTGCTCGGCCGTCGGTGCGCCCCGCGCCGAGACCAGCCCCGCCCGCAGGGCGCGGACGACCCACTCGGGGTGGGAGTGCTCGAGGGCCAGCCGCGCCAGCGGGTCGTCGACCGGCGCGAGGAGCTGGGCGACCCAGGCCTCCCGGTCCTGCTCGCTGACCCGGCGCAGGACCGCGTTGACGAACCCACCGGCGCCCTGGCCGACCTGCTGACGGGCGAGGGCGACCGTGGCGCTCACCGCGGCGTGGTCGGGGACCCGCATGCCCAGCAGCTGGTGCACCCCGAGCCGCAGGACGGTGCGCACCGGGCCGTCGATCTCCTCCACCGGCCGGCTCGCCGCGACGGCCACGACGGCGTCGTAGAGCCCGAGCAGCCGCAGGGTGCCGTAGGTGAGCTCGGTGGCGAAGGCCGCGTCCCGGCCCTGCAGCCCGGCGGAGCGCAGCGCCGCGGGCAGCACCAGGTTGGCGAAGGCCTCCTCGGTGTCGACCTGGCGCAGCACGCGGTAGGCGACGGCGCGCGCCGGGTCCGCCTGTCGCGCCCGTTGCGCAGGGGTCTGCGCGGAGCGGCGGCGCGGTCCGCGGCGCTGCCCCTGGCCACGCTCTGCTCCCCCGCCGCGCCCCCCGGGCCGCTCGCCGTCGGGACGTCGCCGTGGCTCAGGCATCGAAGGTCGCTCCTGGCTGCAGCCGGGCGCCACGCGCCCAGTCGGTGGCCGGCATGGCCCGCTTCCCCGGGGCCTGCACGTCGCCCAGGCGCACCGGGGAGCTGCCGGTGCCGACGAGCACGTCGCGCCGGCCCACGGTGATCTCCCCCGGCTCCAGGTCGGGGACCTCCGGTGCGCCGTCGTCGACGGGGGTGACCGGGCCGAGCTTGACCCGGTCGGGGCCCAGGACGGTCCAGGCCCCGGGCTCGGGCGTGCACGAGCGGACGAGGCGGTCGACCGCGAACGCCGGGCGCCGCCAGGGCACCCGCGCGTCGTCCACCTCGACCTTGGGGGCGAGGCTGACGCCCTCCGCGGGCTGCGGCACCGGCTGCACGGCACCCTCCTCCAGCGCGTCCAGGGTCGACACGAGCAGGCGCGCACCGGCCTCGGCGAGGCGCTCCAGCAGCTCTCCCGCGGTGTCCCGCGGCCGGACGGTCTCGGTGAGCCGGCCGAGCACCGGCCCGGTGTCCAGGCCCTCCTCGAGCCGGAAGGTCACCGCGCCGCTGACGTCGTCACCGGCCCGCAGGGCGTGCTGGACCGGCGCCGCGCCCCGCCAGGCGGGCAGCAGCGAGAAGTGCAGGTTCACCCAGCCGTGCTCGGGCAGCGCCAGCAGCTCGGGCGGGACGAGCAGGCCGTAGGCGACGACCGGGCAGGCCTCGGGGGCCCACTGCCGCAGTTGCTCGGCGACCTCGGGGCCGCGCAGCGAGCGGGGCGTCGCGACGGGTATGCCTGCCTCGTCCGCCACCTGTCGCACCGGCGAGGGGCGCAGGCCGCGCCCGCGGCCGGCCCGGGCGTCCGGCCGGGTCAGGACGCCGACGACCTCGTGGCGGGAGCCCAGGACGGCGCGCAGGCTGGGGACGGCGGCCGCCGGGGTGCCGGCGAAGACGACGCGCACCGGGGGTCAGCGGCGCTTCGGGTCGTCGGTGCCGTCGACGTCCTCGGCGTCCACCGCCTCCGCCTCGGCGGAGGACTGGTGGAACTCCTCGCCGTCGACCTTGAGCTCGACGACCTCCTCGCCCTGCTCGCGCAGCAGCTCGTGGCGCTCGCGGCGCCGGCGTCCCTGCTCGAGCGGGTCGGGCACGGGAGCAGCCGCGATGAGCCGCTGGGTGTAGTCCTGCTGCGGGTCCTCCATGATCTGCTGCCGCGGCCCGGCCTCGACGACCTTGCCGTTCTGGAGCACCACGACCTTGTGCGCCAGCAGGTCGATGACGGCGAGGTCGTGGCTGATGAAGAGGCAGGCGAAGCCGAACTGCTCCTGCAGGTCGGAGAAGATCTTGAGCACCCGGGCCTGGACGGACACGTCCAGCGCAGAGGTGGGCTCGTCGGCCACGAGCAGCTCGGGGTCCAGGGTGAGGGCACGCGCCACGGAGATGCGCTGCCGCTGGCCGCCGGACACCTCGTGCGGGTAGCGGTTGTAGACCTCGCGCGGGAGCTGCACGGCGTCCAGCAGCTCGTAGACCTTGTCCTCGCGGGACTTGCGGTTGCCCACCTTGTGCACGACGAGCGGCTCGGCGATGCACTCCCCGATCGGCAGCCGCGGATTGAGCGAGGCGGCCGGGTCCTGGAAGATCACGCCGATCCGCTTGCGGAGGGGCTTGAGGTCGCGCCGCTTCATCCCGGTGATGTTCTGGCCCAGCAGCTGGAACTCGCCCGAGGCGGCCGGGATGAGCCCCAGGGCACAGCGCCCGATGGTGCTCTTGCCTGAGCCGGACTCACCGACGAGCCCGACGATCTCGCCCTGGCGCACGTCGAAGCTGACGTCGTCCACGGCACGGAACGGCGCCTTGCCGAGCCGTTGGTACTCGATGACGAGGTTCTTCAGCTCGATGGCCAGGGGCGCGTCGGCGTCGACGTCCTCAGTGACGCTGATGCCCATCTGGCCTCGGCCGTAGCCCATCCGGGGCACCGAGCCGAGCAGCATCCTGGTGTAGTCGTGCTTCGGGTGCAGCAGCACCTCCTCCACCGTGCCGCGCTCGACGATCTCACCCTTGAACATCACGGCCACCCGGTCGGCCATGTCGGCGACCACGCCCATGTTGTGCGTGATGAGCAGGATGCCGGTGTTGAGCTTGTCCTTGAGCGAGCGGAGCAGGTCCAGGATGTCGGCCTGCACGGTGACGTCCAGGGCCGTGGTCGGTTCGTCAGCGATGATGACCTTGGGGTCGCAGCTGATGGCGATGGCGATGACCACCCGCTGCCGCTGGCCCCCGGAAAGCTCGTGCGGGTACTTCTTCATCTGCCGCTCGGGCTCGGGGATGCCCACCATCCCCAGCAACTCGATGGCCCGCTTCCAGGCCGAGGCGCCGCGGGCCACTCCGTGCAACTCCATCGATTCTACCACCTGGGTGCCGACGGTCAGGACCGGGTTCAGCGCGGTCATCGGCTCCTGGAAGACCATGGCGACATCGTTGCCGCGCAGGCGGCGCATGCTCGACTCCTTGAGCCGGCCCACCTCCTTGCCGGCGACGTCCACCTGGCCGCTGATGGTGGCGTTGCGCGGCAAGAGCCGCATCGCGGTCATCGAGGTGACCGACTTGCCCGAGCCGGACTCGCCGACCAGGGCCACGACCTCGCCGGGGCGCACCTTGAGGTCGACGCCCTTCACGGCATGCACGCTGCCGAACTCGGTCGTGAACCGCACGTCGACGTCGCTGAAGCCGAGGACGACCTCCTCGTCACCCGTGGGGGTGCCGGAGCCGGTGTAGACCGGCTGCCCGGAGTCACTCTGTGTTGTCGTCGTCATCAGTCGGCCGTCCTGTTCTGCCGGGGGTCGAAGGCGTCGCGCAGGCCGTCACCGAGGAAGTTCACGGACAAGGCGATCGCCAGGATCATGAGGCCGGGCCACCAGAAGAGCCACGGCCGGGTGAGGAAGGCGTTCTGGTAGGTCGAGATCAGCAGCCCGAGCGAGGTGTCCGGCGCCTGCACCCCGTAGCCGAGGAAGGACAGTGCGGACTCGAGCAGGATCGTCGCCGCGATCGCCAGCGTGGCGCTGACGATGATGGTGCCGACGGTGTTGGGCAGGATGTGCTTGAAGATGATCCGCCACGGGCCGGTGCCGATCGCCTCGGCGGCGGTGACGAACTCGCGCTCCCTCAGGGAGAGGACCTCGCCGCGCACCAGGCGCGCCAGGCCGGTCCAGGTGAGCAGGCTGAGCATGAGCGCCAGCCACCAGATGCCCTCGGCCATCTTGCCCACCACCGCGGCCAGGACCAGCAGGGGGATGATGATGAACAGGTCGGTGACCCGCATGAGGATGGCCTCGACCCACCCCCGGAAGAAGCCGGCGACCGCCCCGATGATCGTCCCGATGATGGTCGACAGCAGCCCGACGGCGAACGCCACGATGAGCGAGCGCTGGGTGCCGCGCATGGTGAGGGCGAAGTAGTCCTTGCCGATGGTGTCCTGCCCGAAGGGGTGCTCGCCGATCTGGAAGGGCCACAGCTGCATCGTGGGCCGCCCGCCGTCGACCGTGGCCCCCGCGTCGTAGAAGGTCTTGTCCCACCAGTTCGGGATGATGCCGTAACCGATGGAGGTGAAGGCCATGACGGTGACGAAGACCAGCACGAAGAGCGAGACCATGGCGCCCTTGTGGCGGAAGAACCGGCGCACGACCAGCCGTCCCTGGGAGTAGGACTTCTGGCTCAGGTCGATCGGCTTCTCGACCGAGTAGGCCTCCTCCACCGGGCTGGCGACCGGGGTGGGGTCCGGCTCGTCCGGGCGCTTGCTGTCGGTCATCGAACGATCCTCAGGTCGGTGGAAAGGGTCGGGAGGGTAGCCGCTGCCAGCGACCGGCTGCGGCTCACCGCCGGATCCGCGGGTCGAGGGACGCGTAGGCGATGTCGGCCAACATGTTCATCATCACCGCGGCGCCGCCCGCGACGAGGTAGTAGGCCATCACCGGGTTGGGGTCGACCGTGTCGAGGCCCAGCCGGAACATCGCGCCGAGCCCGCGCCAGCCGAAGATCGTCTCGGTGATGACCGCGCCACCCAGGAGGGCGGCGAAGTCGAAGGCCACGATGGTCGTGATGGGGATGAGCGCGTTGCGCAGGGCGTGCTTGGTGAACACGACCCGGTCCGAGAGGCCCTTGGAGCGCGCGGTGCGGATGTAGTCCTGGTTGATGGTCTCCAGCATGGAGCCGCGGGTGTAGCGGCTGTAGGAGGCGATGGAGATCAGGGTCAGCACGATGGTGGGGAGCACGAGCTGTACCCCCCAGTTGAAGATGCTCTCCCAGAAGTCACCGGTGAACCGCTCGGGGATGATGCGGTTCTCCCCGATGGTGCTGACCGGGCGGTTGCCAGCCAGCTCGAGGAACCCGGCCCACCCCCGCAGGAGGCGGTCCATGAAGATGAGGAACGCCATCCCCAACGCGGTGCCCACGCTGACGACCATCGCGGTGCGCCGCTCGTAACCGCCCATGACCCAGCCGACGGCAGCCCCCACGAGCACGGTGACGCCGACGAGCGCGAGGATCACCCACCAGTTGGCCGGGTCCTCCAGGACCGGGCCGAGGACGACGTACGACACCAGCCCCAGGCCGATGGTGACGAGCCCGGCATACAGGATCTTGCGGTTGGCCAGGCCGACCGTCATGACGAGCATGAAGCCGAGTGCGCCCAGGGCACCGACGAGGATGAGCGGCAGCCCGAGCGCGGGCTGGACCCACCAGTTCACCTGGTCGAAGGCGAAGACGAAGCCGAAGACCACCACGAAGGTGATGAGCCCCGTCACCAACTGCCGGCGCAGCCCTCCCCCGAGCAGTGACGCCAGCGCGAGGGCGAAGAGCAGCGCGACCACGGCTGTCGCGGTGGTGGAGACCGCCGGGTCGGCGATCCAGTTGTTGAACCGGATGGCGCCGAAGTCCTTGAGGAGCACGGCAGCCCAGAAGACCGGTAGCGAGTAGAAGAGGAAGGCGCTGAAGGTGATGACGTAGTCGAACCCGGAGTACTGCCGGATGGCCGAGAGGACGCCCAGGGCCACACCGATGAAGATGGCCAGGAAGGTGGCGACGGTCACCAGCCGGAGGCTGGCGCCGGCCGAGGCGAGCAGCAGGGCGTTGACGTCGGACCCGTCCCGGGTCTCGCCCAGGTCGCACTGCAGCACGAAGCACTTGCTCACGCCGGTCAGCCACCCCAGGTAGCGCTGCCACCACGGGAGGTCCAGGCCCATGTTGTCGATGCGCGCCTGCATGAGCTGCTCGCGGTTCTCGGCCCGGGACTCGCGCAGGTCCTGCAGCGGGTCGGCCGAGTTGATCGTCAGGACGTACATCAGCACGGAGCCCAGGAACAGGATCAGCGTCGAGATCGCGATCCTGCGGAGGATGAATTGGAGCACGGGGTTTCAACCTTTGCGGTGAGGGTCCACGGCGGTGTGACGGACTGCCCGCAGACTCTAACCCCTGACGCTGAGTCGGGGCTACGGCAACCTGGGGTGCGTGTCGCGGGTCGGCTGCCCTGGGTGCGAGTGACGGGACCCGGGGCAGGGTCGGGACATGCCAGGGGCGGGAGGGCATGATGCCCTCCCGCCCCTCAGCGTGGCGGTCGACGGTACAAGGCGGTGCTCACCGTGACCTGGGGCGTGTCAGCTGGCGCGCACCCACTGGTCGGCGTTCCAGGAGACACCCGTCTGGACCGAGGTCGGCCGGACGTTCTCCAGGGTGCTGTCGTAGCCGACGATGCCGGGGTGGGTGAACAGTGGGATGCCGTAGAGCTCGTCCCACAGCGCCTTCTCGATGACCTTCAGCTGCTCCATGTGGACCTGGGGGTCGACCGACGTGGCCAGGGTGTCCCAGGCCTGGTCGACCTCCTCGTTGGAGAAGCCACCGAAGTTCTGCGAGCCACCGGTAGAGTAGATCGGCTCGCCCGAGGCGATCTGGCCCGAGCCGGCCCACGCGAACAGCGCGACCTCCCAGTCACCCTGCTCCAGCGTGCCGCCGGCCTCGAAGAAGTCCGGGTTGCCGGCGTCGACGATCTCGAAGCCCGCCTCGTCGCACGAGGACTTGATCTGGGCGACCTCCTCGGTGCGCCGCTGGTTGGGCGCCGAGTAGCCGATGCGCACCTCCACGGGAGTCTCCACGCCGGCCTCCTCGAGCTTGGCCGCGGCACCCTCGATGTCGACCTCGTCGTAGCGCCCGTCGTAGGACGCGTCCACGAGCTCCTGGTAGTCCTCCTGGAAGGGGAACTTCTCGCGGGCGTTGAGGACGACCGCGTTCTCGTCGATCGGCTTGATGAGGTTGTCGATGATGTTCTGCCGCGGGACGCACATGGCGAACGCCTCACGGGCGGCCAGGCCACCGTTCTCGTCGTTGAAGACCGAGTCCTCGGCGAAGTTGAAGTCCAGGTGCTCCCAGGTCATCTGCTGGTTGCTCTCGACCGCGACCATGTCGCCCATGCCCTCGAGCTGCTGGCGGGTGTCCACGGTGGCCTGCGGCTCGATGACGTTGATGTCGCCGTTCTGCAGGGCCTGGACGTGGGTCTCCGGGGCCGCGAACTTGAACACCAGGTTGCCGGTCGCCGGCGCCGGGCCGAAGAAGTTCTCGTTGGGGACGAGGGCGAGCTGGTTGCCGCTCTCCCACGCCGCACCCTCCAGGGTATAGGGCCCGGAGGACGGCACCAGCGCCTCGTCCTCGACCTGGTAGTTCGGGAAGAGCCAGCCGGTGTTCCAGAACTCGGAGACCTGCGAG
This genomic window from Serinicoccus chungangensis contains:
- a CDS encoding ABC transporter substrate-binding protein; this encodes MKIRRATMAVVAAGALALAGCTSDSGSDDNDTAAEGGGSEEDMSGETGDSGEGSEESGEGDGGQTASTARADLGDITTNDDTVSFSSGAEEYNAYNGNTAATNSTYNAVVNNQLQSGFWYWGTDGTIYPNEWFGSYEQTSEDPLTVEYTISDDAVWSDGTPITSNDFLLDWASTNPESMGGAEELGFDPVSTWSTYATEGLETEPGSKEFTVVYPEPYPDWEIAVSAPLPAHVAAEQAGLEPDELAQAILDGDAETVSQVSEFWNTGWLFPNYQVEDEALVPSSGPYTLEGAAWESGNQLALVPNENFFGPAPATGNLVFKFAAPETHVQALQNGDINVIEPQATVDTRQQLEGMGDMVAVESNQQMTWEHLDFNFAEDSVFNDENGGLAAREAFAMCVPRQNIIDNLIKPIDENAVVLNAREKFPFQEDYQELVDASYDGRYDEVDIEGAAAKLEEAGVETPVEVRIGYSAPNQRRTEEVAQIKSSCDEAGFEIVDAGNPDFFEAGGTLEQGDWEVALFAWAGSGQIASGEPIYSTGGSQNFGGFSNEEVDQAWDTLATSVDPQVHMEQLKVIEKALWDELYGIPLFTHPGIVGYDSTLENVRPTSVQTGVSWNADQWVRAS